The proteins below come from a single Pleuronectes platessa chromosome 3, fPlePla1.1, whole genome shotgun sequence genomic window:
- the lias gene encoding lipoyl synthase, mitochondrial encodes MALLKQSCCVAGRFSTNQRWLSPRCFPHVYTSSVTTVARSSPARTDSKKEPLSDDGPDLQDFISGDLSDKNKWEEYRGTLKRQKGERLRLPPWLKTEIPIGKNFNKLKNTLRDLNLHTVCEEARCPNIGECWGGGEYATATATIMLMGDTCTRGCRFCSVKTARRPPPLDQDEPYNTAKAIAAWGLDYVVLTSVDRDDIADGGAEHFAKTVSNLKERNSRILVECLTPDFRGDLAAVEKIALSGLDVYAHNVETVRELQRHVRDPRANFDQSLSVLKHAKKVKRTVLTKTSIMLGLGETDKQIQDTLTELREAEVDCLTLGQYMQPTKRHLKVEEYVTPERFAHWEKVGTEMGFMYTASGPLVRSSYKAGEFFLKNLLEKRKAEMTVAE; translated from the exons ATGGCGCTGCTCAAACAAAGTTGCTGCGTCGCAGGTCGTTTCTCCACCAACCAGCGGTGGCTGAGTCCCAGGTGTTTCCCACAT GTGTACACCAGCAGCGTGACCACTGTGGCCAGATCCTCTCCGGCCAGGACTGACTCAAAGAAGGAGCCTCTGAGTGACGATGGGCCGGATCTGCAGGACTTTATCTCTGGAGACCTGTCGGATAAAAACAAGTGGGAGGAGTACCGAGGCACCCTGAAGCGACagaagggagagag GTTGCGTCTTCCCCCATGGCTCAAGACCGAGATCCCCATTGGGAAGAACTTCAACAAGCTGAAGAACACACTGAGAGACCTCAACCTGCACACA GTGTGTGAGGAGGCCAGGTGTCCAAACATTGGGGAAtgctggggaggaggagagtaCGCCACCGCCACAGCCACCATCATG CTTATGGGAGACACGTGCACCCGCGGCTGCAGGTTCTGCTCGGTTAAGACGGCCCGGCGCCCTCCGCCTCTGGACCAGGATGAGCCCTACAATACGGCCAAGGCCATCGCCGCCTGGGGGCTGGACTACGTGGTTCTCACCTCAGTGGACAGAGATG ATATCGCTGATGGTGGAGCAGAGCACTTTGCTAAGACAGTTTCTAACCTGAAGGAAAG AAATTCTCGGATCCTGGTTGAATGTCTGACCCCTGATTTCCGCGGCGACCTGGCCGCAGTGGAGAAGATCGCCCTGTCAGGTTTAGACGTGTACGCTCATAATGTGGAGACCGTGCGGGAGCTGCAAAG ACACGTGCGTGACCCCAGAGCGAACTTTGACCAATCCCTCAGCGTTCTTAAACACGCCAAGAAGGTCAAACGCACTGTGCTCACCAAGACCTCCATCATGCTGGGACTgggggagacagacaaacagatacAGGACACGTTGACCG AGCTGCGAGAGGCCGAGGTGGACTGTCTCACACTTGGCCAGTACATGCAGCCCACAAAACGCCACCTAAAG gtggaAGAATACGTCACTCCAGAGAGGTTTGCCCACTGGGAGAAAGTTGGGACTGAAATGGGCTTCATGTACACAGCCAGCGGACCACTGGTGCGATCCTCATACAAAGCAG GCGAGTTCTTCCTGAAGAATCTACTGGAGAAGAGAAAAGCAGAGATGACCGTAGCAGAATGA